The Triticum aestivum cultivar Chinese Spring chromosome 7B, IWGSC CS RefSeq v2.1, whole genome shotgun sequence genome window below encodes:
- the LOC123156656 gene encoding uncharacterized protein, producing the protein MESASGSGKAKGGGGHGGTSESGKRYKFDAALIDAQLMKRCDSRISEADWKNLITYWRSSVFEAVKLVHQPRRDQVYIETNTCKKGDKKGSYVPQAEATIKYLIGKLKSALNGRKKHSRR; encoded by the exons ATGGAAAGCGCAAGTGGAAGCGGAAAAGCTAAAGGTGGTGGGGGTCATGGAGGAACATCTGAAAGCGGTAAGAGGTACAAGTTTGATGCCGCGCTGATTGATGCACAACTTATGAAAAGATGTGACAGTAGAATTAGTGAAGCTGACTGGAAGAACCTTATTACTTACTGGAGATCTTCGGTATTTGAA GCTGTCAAACTTGTCCATCAGCCTCGAAGAGATCAAGTTTATATCGAGACAAATACATGCAAGAAAGGGGATAAGAAAGGGAGTTATGTGCCGCAGGCAGAAGCAACAATT AAATATCTCATAGGAAAGCTGAAAAGCGCACTGAATGGAAGGAAaaagcattcaagaaggtga